The Miscanthus floridulus cultivar M001 chromosome 17, ASM1932011v1, whole genome shotgun sequence genome has a window encoding:
- the LOC136516042 gene encoding mitogen-activated protein kinase kinase kinase 17-like has translation MMTDAGISGRRLTRLRTLGRGASGAVVSLFAAGEGELVAVKSAPGGATAAAAQLRREGGIMASLRSPHVLPCLGFRAAAGGEEEFQLLLEFAPGGSLADAVARNGGCLEEPAVRAYAADVARGIAYLHGEEAAVVHGDVKARNVVIGADGRAMLADFGCARRAGSSRGPIGGTPAFMAPEVARGEDQAPAADVWALGCTVIEMATGRAPWTHVDDVLAAVRLIGYTDAVPEAPEWLSAEAKDFLDKCLRREASERWTAAQLLEHPFLASTGKAEDAKPKWVSPKSTLDAAFWESDEEKDEEEEVEEMPESAADRIRALAGPCSALPDWESDDGWIEVCSGYSELSDAAAASGQEVKFPTTQCEIPSTAVATSSEQVHREAPVAAPAAETTSYEYFWGDESEAELEAELFDADLDVGNDPVHNVGAADDAYAHQQQLDVYANFTSDPIVLHLDISAEEIVKTTFHRQIDPCFLPSSSVRLLILSPPFSFTYDDSHN, from the coding sequence ATGATGACGGACGCCGGGATCAGCGGCCGCCGTCTGACGCGGCTCCGAACGCTTGGCCGCGGCGCGTCGGGCGCCGTCGTGTCGCTCTTCGCGGCGGGCGAGGGCGAGCTCGTGGCCGTCAAGTCGGCGCCGGGcggcgcgacggcggcggcggcgcagctgcGGCGCGAGGGCGGGATCATGGCCTCGCTCCGCTCGCCGCACGTGCTCCCCTGCCTGGGCTTCCGCGCCGCCgcgggaggggaggaggagttCCAGCTGCTCCTCGAGTTCGCGCCCGGCGGCTCGCTGGCCGACGCGGTGGCCCGGAACGGGGGCTGCCTGGAGGAGCCCGCCGTGCGGGCGTACGCGGCGGACGTGGCCCGCGGGATCGCGTACCTCcacggggaggaggcggccgtggTGCACGGCGACGTCAAGGCGAGGAACGTGGTGATCGGGGCCGACGGCCGCGCCATGCTCGCGGACTTTGGGTGCGCGAGGAGAGCGGGCTCCAGCAGGGGCCCCATCGGCGGCACCCCGGCGTTCATGGCGCCCGAGGTGGCGCGCGGGGAGGACCAGGCCCCCGCCGCCGACGTCTGGGCGCTGGGATGCACCGTCATCGAGATGGCCACCGGGCGCGCCCCGTGGACGCACGTGGACGACGTGCTCGCCGCGGTGCGCCTCATCGGGTACACGGACGCCGTGCCGGAGGCGCCGGAGTGGCTCTCGGCGGAGGCCAAGGATTTCCTGGACAAGTGCCTGAGGCGAGAGGCCAGTGAGCGGTGGACGGCGGCGCAGCTACTGGAGCACCCGTTCTTGGCGTCCACCGGCAAAGCAGAGGATGCAAAGCCCAAGTGGGTGTCTCCCAAGAGCACGCTGGATGCCGCATTTTGGGAGTCAGACGAGGAgaaagatgaggaggaggaggttgaGGAGATGCCAGAGAGCGCAGCCGACAGGATCAGGGCACTGGCAGGCCCCTGCTCGGCCTTGCCGGACTGGGAATCCGACGACGGTTGGATCGAAGTGTGCAGCGGTTACTCAGAACTTtctgacgccgccgccgcctctggcCAAGAAGTGAAATTTCCAACCACGCAATGTGAAATTCCCAGCACGGCGGTGGCGACATCATCGGAGCAGGTGCACCGTGAGGCACCCGTGGCTGCGCCGGCAGCGGAGACGACGAGCTATGAATATTTCTGGGGAGACGAATCTGAAGCTGAACTGGAGGCTGAGCTTTTTGACGCTGACTTGGATGTTGGCAATGATCCTGTGCACAATGTAGGAGCTGCGGATGATGCTTATGCGCATCAGCAGCAGCTAGATGTTTATGCGAATTTCACCAGTGACCCGATTGTACTCCATCTTGATATTTCTGCTGAAGAAATAGTAAAAACTACTTTTCATAGACAAATCGACCCCTGTTTTCTTCCTTCCTCCTCTGTCCGTCTTCTAATTTTGTCACCCCCTTTTTCTTTTACTTATGATGACTCCCACAACTGA
- the LOC136517570 gene encoding PH, RCC1 and FYVE domains-containing protein 1-like isoform X1: MTPDDNALITLKKGSNLIKYSRKGRPKIREFRLSSDETSLVWHSHSKVKHLVLSSVSRIIPGQRTAVFRRFLRPEKDYLSFSLIYKNGQRSLDLVCKDQAEVEVWFSTLEALITSCRKSYSADGPSDRLSVSDEVSHYQDNSFHDTTLDIASSITRTFNSAGYSTTNSLNSAKTDVVSDRGNMLRASTDSSRLSISSAPSSSSQGSGQDDIESLGDVYVWGEVWTDVIPTEGSSNYLCSKADILIPKPLESDVVLDVQQIACGYRHIALTTRQGEVFAWGEELGGRLGHGTDADISRPKLVEALAVSNVEYIACGEFHTCAVTASGDLYTWGDGYYNAGLLGHGVGASHWLPKRVSGPLEGVQVLSVSCGSWHSALTTSSGKVFTFGDGTFGALGHGNRETIAYPKEVETLSGFRTMKVACGLWHSAAIVEGSNQAGVNVMSRKLYTWGAGDKNQLGLGDKDARLVPACVQSLIDYNFHQVACGHSMTIALSTSGHVFTMGSSSNGQLGNPKSDGKQPISVQDRLAGELVEEISCGSCHVAVLTSRSEVYTWGMGANGRLGHGGVEDKKKPTLVEALKDRHVKSIACGSNFTTCICIHKWVSGADQSVCSGCRQPFGFTRKRHNCYNCGLVHCHACSSRKVLKAALAPTPGKPHRVCDSCFMKLKAAETSSNSSHSKRNAIARRSVDSKDRSERPEIRPSRLATGSTPEPLKQAEIKAVRNEIKPDPMSTMRAPQVPSMLPFNNLAFGATFGGPASLKPMAMAPMPMAMPMSPSPLTKKPSPSAATPLCGKSDTDNLKVAKQVLNEDISKLQSQVNKLKQKCDAQEEQLQKAERRAENSASIAAEESSRRNGVLEFIRFLDNELKSIADRVPSDAADNLKTLQNHSARFLTEQGIRPLEVTGMHRKSASISNLVMSQDGSTGNASSSAVSLASESPCHRIMENSSRANGDLGPKLGTHGEVQLIEQFEPGVYVTLIQLRDGTKVFKRVRFSKRRFAEQQAEEWWRENQERVFRKYNHPAN; the protein is encoded by the exons ATGACACCAGATGATAAT GCCCTTATAACTCTCAAAAAAGGCAGTAATCTTATCAAGTACAGTCGGAAGGGAAGACCCAAGATTCGTGAGTTCAGACTTTCTAGT GATGAAACATCATTAGTATGGCATTCCCATAGCAAAGTGAAGCACCTTGTACTGTCTTCAGTCTCTAGAATCATTCCTGGACAGAGAACT GCTGTATTTAGGAGGTTTTTACGCCCTGAGAAGGACTACCTATCATTTTCTTTGATATACAAGAACGGCCAACGTTCCCTTGACTTG GTTTGCAAGGATCAAGCAGAAGTTGAGGTCTGGTTTTCAACACTTGAGGCACTTATTACTTCATGCCGTAAAAGTTATTCAGCTGATGGTCCAAGTGATAGGTTATCAGTCTCAGAT GAAGTATCACATTACCAAGATAACAGTTTTCATGATACAACATTAGATATTGCCTCAAGTATTACACGTACTTTTAACTCAGCTGGCTATAGCACAACCAATTCTCTCAACTCAGCAAAAACAGATGTTGTATCTGATCGTGGAAATATGCTAAGAGCAAGTACAGACAGTAGCCGGCTTAGTATTTCCAGTGCTCCTAGTTCTTCAAGTCAAGGTTCTGGACAAGATGACATTGAATCCCTTGGTGATGTTTATGTGTGGGGTGAGGTATGGACTGATGTGATCCCCACAGAAGGATCCTCAAACTATTTGTGCTCCAAAGCAGACATTTTAATTCCTAAACCACTTGAATCAGATGTTGTCTTGGACGTACAACAGATAGCGTGTGGTTATAGGCACATTGCACTTACTACTAGGCAAGGAGAAGTGTTTGCATGGGGTGAAGAACTTGGCGGACGGCTTGGTCATGGGACCGATGCAGATATTAGTCGTCCTAAACTTGTTGAAGCCTTAGCAGTATCAAATGTAGAATATATTGCATGCGGGGAGTTCCATACTTGTGCTGTAACTGCCTCTGGTGATTTGTACACTTGGGGTGATGGATACTACAATGCTGGATTGCTTGGACATGGTGTTGGAGCTAGCCACTGGCTTCCAAAACGAGTCTCAGGACCTTTAGAAGGGGTTCAGGTATTGTCTGTTTCATGCGGCTCATGGCATTCAGCACTGACCACATCAAGTGGTAAAGTGTTCACTTTTGGTGATGGAACATTTGGTGCTCTTGGACATGGGAATCGTGAAACTATTGCATATCCAAAGGAAGTCGAAACTTTGAGTGGATTTAGAACAATGAAAGTTGCCTGTGGACTCTGGCATTCTGCTGCGATTGTGGAGGGTAGTAATCAGGCAGGTGTGAATGTGATGTCCAGGAAGCTATATACCTGGGGTGCTGGTGACAAGAATCAACTAGGTCTCGGGGATAAAGATGCTAGGCTTGTTCCTGCTTGCGTTCAATCTCTCATTGATTATAATTTCCATCAGGTGGCTTGTGGACATAGTATGACCATTGCCCTCTCTACATCTGGTCATGTTTTCACAATGGGCAGCTCTAGCAATGGCCAGCTTGGGAATCCAAAATCTGACGGTAAACAACCTATCTCCGTACAAGATAGGCTGGCTGGAGAATTGGTTGAAGAGATCTCATGTGGCTCATGCCATGTTGCAGTATTGACTTCACGAAGCGAAGTATATACATGGGGAATGGGGGCCAATGGGAGGCTGGGACATGGTGGTGTTGAAGATAAGAAAAAGCCAACTCTTGTGGAAGCATTAAAAGATCGTCATGTTAAAAGTATAGCATGTGGTTCTAATTTCACGACCTGCATTTGTATACATAAGTGGGTTTCAGGTGCTGATCAGTCTGTCTGCTCAGGTTGTAGACAACCATTTGGCTTCACAAGAAAGAGACATAATTGTTACAATTGTGGGCTTGTTCATTGCCATGCGTGTAGTTCAAGAAAAGTTCTGAAAGCTGCTTTGGCACCAACTCCTGGCAAACCACATCGCGTATGCGATTCATGCTTCATGAAACTTAAGGCTGCAGAGACCAGCAGCAACAGTTCACATAGCAAAAGAAATGCCATTGCTCGTCGCTCTGTTGATAGCAAAGACAGGTCAGAGAGGCCAGAAATAAGGCCTTCCAGGCTTGCAACTGGATCAACACCAGAACCGCTCAAGCAAGCTGAGATAAAAGCAGTTAGAAACGAGATAAAACCAGATCCTATGTCCACAATGAGGGCACCCCAAGTTCCTTCCATGTTACCTTTTAACAATCTCGCTTTTGGTGCAACATTTGGTGGTCCAGCTAGTCTGAAGCCTATGGCAATGGCTCCAATGCCAATGGCCATGCCTATGTCACCATCTCCTCTCACAAAGAAGCCAAGTCCATCAGCAGCGACTCCTCTTTGTGGTAAAAGTGACACTGATAACTTGAAGGTGGCTAAACAGGTGCTGAATGAAGATATCTCAAAGTTGCAGTCTCAG GTTAATAAATTGAAACAAAAATGTgatgcccaagaagagcaactgcAGAAAGCGGAAAGGAGAGCTGAAAATTCTGCCTCTATAGCTGCAGAAGAGTCTTCAAGGCGTAATGGTGTCTTGGAGTTCATTAGGTTTCTTGACAATGAG CTCAAGAGTATTGCAGATAGGGTGCCCAGTGATGCTGCTGACAACTTAAAAACCTTGCAAAATCATTCAGCGAGATTTCTTACGGAACAAGGTATTCGTCCACTGGAAGTCACAGGTATGCATCGTAAGTCTGCAAGCATAAGCAACCTCGTAATGTCTCAGGACGGCAGCACAGGAAATGCAAGTAGCTCAGCTGTTTCCTTGGCGAGCGAATCTCCATGCCATCGTATCATGGAAAACAGCTCGAGAGCTAATGGTGACTTAGGACCAAAGCTTGGTACTCATGGAGAAGTGCAACTGATTGAGCAGTTTGAACCAGGGGTATATGTGACACTCATCCAGCTTAGAGATGGTACTAAAGTGTTCAAGCGTGTCAGATTCAG CAAGAGGAGATTTGCGGAGCAGCAGGCCGAGGAATGGTGGAGGGAGAACCAGGAGAGAGTATTCAGGAAGTACAACCACCCGGCCAACTAA
- the LOC136518107 gene encoding anaphase-promoting complex subunit 10-like: MESDTEEEAAATPAAAGAPGAGRLKGSPELTVDADMREMAKTAAWSVSSCKAGNGVAALRDDNLDTYWQSDGAQPHLVSIQFQKKVQLQLVVLYVDFKLDESYTPSKISIRAGDGFHNLKEIKTVELAKPVGWVHISLSGADPLETFIHTFMLQIVILSNHLNGRDTHIRQIKIYGPSPNPVPAQPFHFTSREFMTYSTIR; encoded by the exons ATGGAATCCGACaccgaggaggaggcggcggcgaccCCGGCGGCAGCGGGGGCACCAGGCGCTGGGAGGCTGAAGGGGAGCCCGGAGCTGACTGTGGACGCGGACATGCGGGAGATGGCGAAGACGGCCGCGTGGAGCGTCAGTTCCTGCAAGGCCGGCAACGGCGTCGCGGCCCTGCGCGACGACAACCTCGACACCTACTGGCA GTCTGATGGGGCGCAGCCGCACCTGGTGAGCATCCAGTTCCAGAAGAAGGTGCAGCTGCAG CTTGTTGTGCTCTACGTGGATTTCAAGCTCGACGAGAGCTACACGCCGAGCAAGATCTCCATCCGGGCCGGGGATGGCTTCCACAACCTCAAG GAGATTAAAACCGTGGAGCTTGCAAAGCCAGTTGGATGGGTCCATATATCATTATCCGGGGCTGATCCACT AGAAACATTCATCCACACATTTATGCTCCAAATTGTGATTTTATCCAATCATCTGAACGGGAGGGATACTCATATCCGACAGATCAAGATCTATGGGCCAAGCCC GAATCCTGTTCCCGCCCAGCCGTTTCATTTCACTTCCAGGGAGTTCATGACATACTCTACTATTAGATGA
- the LOC136517570 gene encoding PH, RCC1 and FYVE domains-containing protein 1-like isoform X2 has protein sequence MTPDDNALITLKKGSNLIKYSRKGRPKIREFRLSSDETSLVWHSHSKVKHLVLSSVSRIIPGQRTAVFRRFLRPEKDYLSFSLIYKNGQRSLDLVCKDQAEVEVWFSTLEALITSCRKSYSADGPSDRLSVSDEVSHYQDNSFHDTTLDIASSITRTFNSAGYSTTNSLNSAKTDVVSDRGNMLRASTDSSRLSISSAPSSSSQGSGQDDIESLGDVYVWGEVWTDVIPTEGSSNYLCSKADILIPKPLESDVVLDVQQIACGYRHIALTTRQGEVFAWGEELGGRLGHGTDADISRPKLVEALAVSNVEYIACGEFHTCAVTASGDLYTWGDGYYNAGLLGHGVGASHWLPKRVSGPLEGVQVLSVSCGSWHSALTTSSGKVFTFGDGTFGALGHGNRETIAYPKEVETLSGFRTMKVACGLWHSAAIVEGSNQAGVNVMSRKLYTWGAGDKNQLGLGDKDARLVPACVQSLIDYNFHQVACGHSMTIALSTSGHVFTMGSSSNGQLGNPKSDGKQPISVQDRLAGELVEEISCGSCHVAVLTSRSEVYTWGMGANGRLGHGGVEDKKKPTLVEALKDRHVKSIACGSNFTTCICIHKWVSGADQSVCSGCRQPFGFTRKRHNCYNCGLVHCHACSSRKVLKAALAPTPGKPHRVCDSCFMKLKAAETSSNSSHSKRNAIARRSVDSKDRSERPEIRPSRLATGSTPEPLKQAEIKAVRNEIKPDPMSTMRAPQVPSMLPFNNLAFGATFGGPASLKPMAMAPMPMAMPMSPSPLTKKPSPSAATPLCGKSDTDNLKVAKQVLNEDISKLQSQVNKLKQKCDAQEEQLQKAERRAENSASIAAEESSRRNGVLEFIRFLDNELKSIADRVPSDAADNLKTLQNHSARFLTEQGRQHRKCK, from the exons ATGACACCAGATGATAAT GCCCTTATAACTCTCAAAAAAGGCAGTAATCTTATCAAGTACAGTCGGAAGGGAAGACCCAAGATTCGTGAGTTCAGACTTTCTAGT GATGAAACATCATTAGTATGGCATTCCCATAGCAAAGTGAAGCACCTTGTACTGTCTTCAGTCTCTAGAATCATTCCTGGACAGAGAACT GCTGTATTTAGGAGGTTTTTACGCCCTGAGAAGGACTACCTATCATTTTCTTTGATATACAAGAACGGCCAACGTTCCCTTGACTTG GTTTGCAAGGATCAAGCAGAAGTTGAGGTCTGGTTTTCAACACTTGAGGCACTTATTACTTCATGCCGTAAAAGTTATTCAGCTGATGGTCCAAGTGATAGGTTATCAGTCTCAGAT GAAGTATCACATTACCAAGATAACAGTTTTCATGATACAACATTAGATATTGCCTCAAGTATTACACGTACTTTTAACTCAGCTGGCTATAGCACAACCAATTCTCTCAACTCAGCAAAAACAGATGTTGTATCTGATCGTGGAAATATGCTAAGAGCAAGTACAGACAGTAGCCGGCTTAGTATTTCCAGTGCTCCTAGTTCTTCAAGTCAAGGTTCTGGACAAGATGACATTGAATCCCTTGGTGATGTTTATGTGTGGGGTGAGGTATGGACTGATGTGATCCCCACAGAAGGATCCTCAAACTATTTGTGCTCCAAAGCAGACATTTTAATTCCTAAACCACTTGAATCAGATGTTGTCTTGGACGTACAACAGATAGCGTGTGGTTATAGGCACATTGCACTTACTACTAGGCAAGGAGAAGTGTTTGCATGGGGTGAAGAACTTGGCGGACGGCTTGGTCATGGGACCGATGCAGATATTAGTCGTCCTAAACTTGTTGAAGCCTTAGCAGTATCAAATGTAGAATATATTGCATGCGGGGAGTTCCATACTTGTGCTGTAACTGCCTCTGGTGATTTGTACACTTGGGGTGATGGATACTACAATGCTGGATTGCTTGGACATGGTGTTGGAGCTAGCCACTGGCTTCCAAAACGAGTCTCAGGACCTTTAGAAGGGGTTCAGGTATTGTCTGTTTCATGCGGCTCATGGCATTCAGCACTGACCACATCAAGTGGTAAAGTGTTCACTTTTGGTGATGGAACATTTGGTGCTCTTGGACATGGGAATCGTGAAACTATTGCATATCCAAAGGAAGTCGAAACTTTGAGTGGATTTAGAACAATGAAAGTTGCCTGTGGACTCTGGCATTCTGCTGCGATTGTGGAGGGTAGTAATCAGGCAGGTGTGAATGTGATGTCCAGGAAGCTATATACCTGGGGTGCTGGTGACAAGAATCAACTAGGTCTCGGGGATAAAGATGCTAGGCTTGTTCCTGCTTGCGTTCAATCTCTCATTGATTATAATTTCCATCAGGTGGCTTGTGGACATAGTATGACCATTGCCCTCTCTACATCTGGTCATGTTTTCACAATGGGCAGCTCTAGCAATGGCCAGCTTGGGAATCCAAAATCTGACGGTAAACAACCTATCTCCGTACAAGATAGGCTGGCTGGAGAATTGGTTGAAGAGATCTCATGTGGCTCATGCCATGTTGCAGTATTGACTTCACGAAGCGAAGTATATACATGGGGAATGGGGGCCAATGGGAGGCTGGGACATGGTGGTGTTGAAGATAAGAAAAAGCCAACTCTTGTGGAAGCATTAAAAGATCGTCATGTTAAAAGTATAGCATGTGGTTCTAATTTCACGACCTGCATTTGTATACATAAGTGGGTTTCAGGTGCTGATCAGTCTGTCTGCTCAGGTTGTAGACAACCATTTGGCTTCACAAGAAAGAGACATAATTGTTACAATTGTGGGCTTGTTCATTGCCATGCGTGTAGTTCAAGAAAAGTTCTGAAAGCTGCTTTGGCACCAACTCCTGGCAAACCACATCGCGTATGCGATTCATGCTTCATGAAACTTAAGGCTGCAGAGACCAGCAGCAACAGTTCACATAGCAAAAGAAATGCCATTGCTCGTCGCTCTGTTGATAGCAAAGACAGGTCAGAGAGGCCAGAAATAAGGCCTTCCAGGCTTGCAACTGGATCAACACCAGAACCGCTCAAGCAAGCTGAGATAAAAGCAGTTAGAAACGAGATAAAACCAGATCCTATGTCCACAATGAGGGCACCCCAAGTTCCTTCCATGTTACCTTTTAACAATCTCGCTTTTGGTGCAACATTTGGTGGTCCAGCTAGTCTGAAGCCTATGGCAATGGCTCCAATGCCAATGGCCATGCCTATGTCACCATCTCCTCTCACAAAGAAGCCAAGTCCATCAGCAGCGACTCCTCTTTGTGGTAAAAGTGACACTGATAACTTGAAGGTGGCTAAACAGGTGCTGAATGAAGATATCTCAAAGTTGCAGTCTCAG GTTAATAAATTGAAACAAAAATGTgatgcccaagaagagcaactgcAGAAAGCGGAAAGGAGAGCTGAAAATTCTGCCTCTATAGCTGCAGAAGAGTCTTCAAGGCGTAATGGTGTCTTGGAGTTCATTAGGTTTCTTGACAATGAG CTCAAGAGTATTGCAGATAGGGTGCCCAGTGATGCTGCTGACAACTTAAAAACCTTGCAAAATCATTCAGCGAGATTTCTTACGGAACAAG GACGGCAGCACAGGAAATGCAAGTAG